GAGGCAGTGAAAGATCCGGTTGCATTTCTGAAAGCGAGTAACTTGAAATCTCACAGTATCCAGGCGGTCATCGTGAAGAAGCACATCATAGATGATCATCAGCTGACCATGGTCGATGGGGCCATTGGCCAGGACACGCTGTTCTTCCATGAGCTGCTCGTTCATTCCAGGAAGACGATCGCGTTGGATCTGCCGATTCATGTGTATTATGCGGGCGTTCAGAATTCCGTGACGAACACGATCAGCGCGGGCTTTTACCGGAAATATGCGTTGCTTGAAAAAGAACGCATTCAATTTCTGAACAAACATCAGCTGATGGACACGTATTTAGAAGACCGGTTCAGTTATTATTTCAGGAACTGGTATTTGGAGAAGCTGAAAAAAGTGAAGCCTGAAGAACGGAATGAAGCGATTGATGTACTGATGGAGATCTTTGAGCTTTACCGTCCAATGCTGACAGACCATCATCAGGAAATCATCGGTATCATGGATAATTTGAAAGAAAATGATCACAGTGCAGGAGAGAAGTTATGAAAAAAGTAACGATGTTTGTATGGAACCACTTTACGAACGATGCAAGAGTGATGCGCGAAGGAACGGCTTTATCGGCTCTCGGTTATCAGACGGAACTGATCGCGATTGATGACCCGACAGATGATACGGTGCATCCATATGAGACAATAGATGACGGGTTTTCCGTCACGAGAGTTCAGCGTTATCCGGGACTTCTTCAGCTGATGTCCAGGAGGAGAAGACGTGCGGCGGCTGTGTTACTCGTCTGGCTGCTGGTTGCTCTTGTTGCAGGGGTTTCTTACCATCCGGTACTGGGGATTGCCCTGGCGCTGCCTGCTTTGCTCCTGGCTGTTGCGGTGAAGCAGGTGTTGTTTCGTGTTATCTGGATCCGGCTTGCGATTATCATGCGAATGATAAGGAGAGGCTGGCAGACGGATGCAGATGTGTATCACAGCCATGATCTGAATACCTTGATTCAAGGGACCGTATGCGCCAAATGCCGCTTTAAAAAACGTAAATTAATTTATGATTCTCACGAAGTACAGACGAGCAGAACGGGTTATAATACGCCCTGGTTCGGCCGTTATGAACGCTTCTTGCTTCGTTTTACCGACGAGGTGATTGTGGAAAATCATACGAGGGCAAAACGGCATGAGGAGCTGTATGGGTACTATCC
This Salisediminibacterium beveridgei DNA region includes the following protein-coding sequences:
- a CDS encoding glycosyltransferase, encoding MKKVTMFVWNHFTNDARVMREGTALSALGYQTELIAIDDPTDDTVHPYETIDDGFSVTRVQRYPGLLQLMSRRRRRAAAVLLVWLLVALVAGVSYHPVLGIALALPALLLAVAVKQVLFRVIWIRLAIIMRMIRRGWQTDADVYHSHDLNTLIQGTVCAKCRFKKRKLIYDSHEVQTSRTGYNTPWFGRYERFLLRFTDEVIVENHTRAKRHEELYGYYPKTLYNYSSAIDISDYDDVDLYERLSIPKAHTILLYQGGVQEGRGLELLVKAMKNVDGATLVMMGEGKIKESLMEMTTELGLNDRIKFHPKVPLMSLPSYTKQGYVGFQVLQNICFNHYSASSNKLFEYIMAHVPVIACNFPEIKKVVEEEEVGLVVDSHSLEEITAAIRFVLDHPEKRDEWSQNCRTAKLKYNWDVEKDKLKQVYDAILGVSHHVV